A window of the Desulfopila inferna genome harbors these coding sequences:
- a CDS encoding class I SAM-dependent methyltransferase, translated as MDLTEIENASVHRHPWEISRADSILKLTGQFISDSMADIGSGDLYFARQVTEFSGKSLYACDIHYTDNDTVSPRITKVSSTAEIPAGSIDLAFLLDVLEHVENEDAFLCNVSSLLQKEGRMIITVPAYQCLFGDHDVFLKHFRRYDKKRLTKVLVGNDFVVEKIFYFYTSLLLLKGAGKLLSRCGIRREYSNSVSNWKYSRSDYVTRSLVFLLNLDFFLNRFLHRTLKISLPGLSLCAIVKKSV; from the coding sequence ATGGATTTAACAGAAATTGAAAATGCAAGTGTTCACCGGCATCCCTGGGAAATCTCAAGAGCAGACTCTATCCTTAAGCTTACAGGGCAGTTCATTTCCGACTCGATGGCCGATATAGGCTCGGGAGACCTTTATTTCGCCAGGCAAGTCACAGAGTTTAGCGGTAAGAGTTTATATGCCTGCGATATTCATTATACTGATAATGATACTGTTTCTCCCCGGATAACCAAAGTCTCCTCTACAGCTGAGATTCCAGCCGGTTCCATTGATCTGGCTTTTCTTCTGGATGTCCTTGAGCATGTGGAGAATGAAGATGCCTTCTTGTGCAATGTAAGCTCACTTTTGCAAAAGGAGGGCAGGATGATAATCACGGTGCCGGCGTATCAATGCCTGTTTGGCGATCATGATGTTTTCCTCAAACACTTCAGGAGGTATGATAAAAAAAGGCTCACCAAGGTTCTTGTAGGCAATGATTTTGTTGTGGAAAAGATCTTTTATTTCTATACTTCCCTTCTTTTGCTCAAGGGAGCAGGAAAACTGCTGTCACGATGCGGAATTAGAAGAGAATACAGCAATTCCGTCAGCAACTGGAAATATTCCAGGTCGGACTATGTCACTCGCTCATTGGTTTTTCTGCTCAACCTGGATTTTTTCCTGAACAGGTTTTTGCACAGAACTTTGAAAATATCTCTGCCGGGTTTGTCTCTATGCGCAATCGTCAAAAAATCTGTTTAG
- a CDS encoding glycosyltransferase translates to MRNRQKICLVIPCYNEEFRLDIKEFLRHCSDDLIFVFVNDGSTDNTAEVLCPHVGRNWHVVSLEKNKGKSEAIRQGALYIKKSGLDKEITWFGFWDSDLSIPLAELENFYKFSECFGADADGVVGSRVKRMGSNISRSLVRHYLGRVFCTLVSFLFSISYYDTQCGAKIFKKEMLEPGFSEPFNSNWIFDVELLLRLMHHEIIEYPLHVWQEKPGSKIRFPTVIFEVVRDLVHLKKIYGS, encoded by the coding sequence ATGCGCAATCGTCAAAAAATCTGTTTAGTCATTCCCTGCTATAATGAAGAATTTCGTCTTGATATTAAAGAGTTTTTACGGCATTGCTCAGATGATCTGATCTTTGTTTTTGTCAATGATGGCTCAACGGATAACACCGCAGAGGTGCTCTGTCCTCATGTCGGCAGGAACTGGCACGTAGTCAGCCTTGAGAAGAATAAAGGTAAAAGCGAGGCCATACGGCAGGGAGCTCTTTATATAAAGAAATCCGGTTTGGACAAGGAAATTACCTGGTTTGGCTTTTGGGATTCCGATCTCTCCATTCCTCTTGCTGAACTAGAAAATTTCTATAAATTTTCTGAGTGTTTTGGTGCTGACGCAGATGGTGTCGTAGGCAGCAGGGTCAAAAGAATGGGCAGCAATATCAGCAGGTCTCTGGTCAGACATTATCTGGGGCGTGTGTTTTGTACATTGGTATCTTTTCTTTTTTCCATTAGCTACTACGATACCCAGTGCGGTGCTAAAATCTTTAAAAAAGAGATGCTCGAACCCGGATTCTCTGAGCCGTTTAACTCAAACTGGATATTTGATGTGGAATTGCTATTACGCTTGATGCACCATGAAATCATAGAATACCCACTCCATGTCTGGCAGGAAAAGCCAGGCTCGAAAATCAGGTTTCCTACTGTAATCTTTGAGGTAGTTCGAGACCTTGTCCATTTAAAAAAAATATATGGAAGCTGA
- a CDS encoding glycerol-3-phosphate dehydrogenase/oxidase produces the protein MKRDIVKLGEQSFDVLIVGGGIHGAAAVRQCAEQGMKAALIEKADFGGATSANSLKIIHGGFRYLQHLNIKRMRESIVSRRLMSQLSPENIRALRCAIPNSGWGLRSKMLMRLALLLNDVISFDRNRGVRQECRIPAGEILSLEECRKQFPLIDWTGKTGGAIWHDAIALNSERLTLAFVQQAVQLGATVANYLELKEILVEAGKAVGVRAYDSVSGNDLLIKAEALIISAGSNNDRLLGRHQNKRDMQKKWAKAVNVVVKRKLLDDTAIGLTGEADFTDKDAVIKKNGRFFFFVPWRGYTMIGTTYSFDKNTSAVKADRGDIEDILREVNDIFPGAALTLDEVGNVHAGLVPAYSHASRKDEVQLVKETEVADLTKKVVNPIQGIFTIKSVKYTTAPLVAFSTAKKVAAYLGFPLPKKIQFSLNPSGAEENKAENSHAHGRLLQDRYGSLSGKVGKYIAADNDLLCADTPLYGGEVKYFIKEEMARTLSDIVFRRSPVASAECPSTKILTLIAERMALHLDWKEEKISREIKEVENAFDWRNSAPALGKRS, from the coding sequence ATGAAAAGAGATATTGTAAAACTGGGCGAACAGAGTTTTGATGTACTGATAGTCGGCGGCGGCATACATGGCGCCGCTGCTGTCCGGCAGTGTGCGGAACAGGGAATGAAAGCCGCTCTCATCGAAAAAGCCGATTTCGGCGGCGCCACCTCTGCCAACAGTTTGAAGATCATTCATGGAGGTTTCCGCTACTTACAGCATCTTAATATCAAGCGGATGCGGGAGTCGATTGTTTCCAGGCGTTTGATGTCGCAGCTATCTCCGGAGAATATACGGGCTCTTCGTTGTGCTATACCGAACTCGGGTTGGGGGCTGCGAAGTAAAATGTTAATGCGGCTGGCCCTTTTGCTCAATGATGTTATATCATTTGACCGGAACCGGGGAGTTCGGCAGGAATGTAGAATACCAGCAGGTGAAATACTTTCACTCGAGGAATGCCGGAAGCAGTTTCCCTTGATCGACTGGACCGGAAAAACAGGAGGGGCGATATGGCACGACGCCATTGCGCTCAACTCAGAAAGATTGACGCTTGCATTTGTGCAGCAGGCGGTTCAGCTCGGTGCTACAGTTGCCAATTATCTCGAACTCAAAGAAATACTGGTAGAAGCCGGTAAGGCTGTTGGAGTCAGGGCATATGATTCAGTAAGCGGCAACGACCTGCTGATAAAGGCAGAAGCACTGATAATATCAGCAGGATCGAACAATGACAGGCTGTTGGGAAGGCATCAAAACAAAAGAGATATGCAGAAAAAATGGGCTAAAGCTGTCAATGTCGTTGTGAAAAGGAAGCTCCTCGACGATACGGCCATCGGTTTAACCGGTGAAGCTGATTTTACTGATAAAGACGCCGTTATTAAAAAGAATGGTCGGTTTTTCTTTTTTGTTCCCTGGCGCGGTTATACCATGATCGGCACTACCTATAGTTTTGATAAAAATACTTCAGCGGTGAAGGCTGATCGGGGTGATATCGAAGACATCCTGAGGGAAGTAAATGATATCTTTCCAGGAGCGGCACTTACACTGGACGAGGTCGGTAATGTCCATGCCGGACTGGTTCCGGCATATTCGCATGCCTCAAGAAAGGATGAGGTTCAACTGGTTAAGGAGACGGAAGTTGCAGATTTGACTAAGAAGGTTGTAAATCCTATTCAAGGCATTTTTACCATAAAAAGTGTCAAATACACAACTGCTCCGCTGGTTGCTTTTTCTACCGCTAAAAAAGTTGCAGCCTATCTGGGATTTCCGCTGCCGAAAAAAATCCAGTTTTCCTTAAATCCTTCCGGGGCAGAAGAAAATAAGGCTGAGAACAGCCACGCTCATGGCAGGTTGCTTCAGGACCGTTATGGCAGTTTGAGCGGAAAGGTCGGAAAATATATAGCTGCCGATAACGATTTGCTCTGTGCTGACACGCCGCTCTATGGCGGAGAGGTAAAATATTTTATAAAGGAGGAGATGGCCCGGACGCTCAGCGATATTGTTTTCCGCCGCTCACCTGTGGCTTCGGCAGAATGCCCTTCGACTAAAATACTTACTTTAATTGCCGAACGAATGGCGCTACATCTTGATTGGAAAGAAGAAAAAATCTCTCGAGAAATCAAAGAAGTTGAGAATGCTTTCGACTGGCGGAATTCTGCTCCGGCTTTAGGGAAGCGGTCATGA